The following DNA comes from Streptomyces sp. Ag109_O5-10.
GCCACCGAGCTGCCCGCATCGGTCAAGGCGCAGATCGTGACCGATGCGCGGACCGTCACCGACGCCGCCCGCGCCGAGTGGCCGCTGCGCGGCATCGCGCAGGACATCACCGAGCAGACGCGCCTGGTCAGCGTTCCCGCCCTCGTCGTCGCCGGAGAGAACGATCAGGTCGAACCCGTCGACGTGCTCCGCGACAACCTGGTGCCCTACCTCTCCCAGGCCGACTTCGTGGTGATCCCGCACGCCGGTCACCTGATCCCGCTGGAAGCCCCGTCCGACCTTGTCGAGGCCATCACGGCCTTCGCACCAGCGGCCTGACCACGACATCGCCGGTAATTCCGCCCTGGACATGCTTCAGGCCATGGCCCGCGGCGAACGCGACCCGGGGTGCTGACCGGTCTGGACGCCATCCCGGGCCCCGCGCCCTCTCAGTCTGCGATCACCGCCGCTCCCCGACTCGCTGCGGGAGCGCGACCGCGGAACGACGAGGCCGGGAATCCGACGGTTCCATGCCGGTCGCCGCGGCGGCCGGCACAGGGTGTCGCCGTCGGGACAGTGAGTGCGGCCGCAGCAGAACGTCGATCACCGAGGCGAGCATGCGTGCGCGCACACGCCGTCCCAGCGTGGTCGGCACAGTGGTCACCGCGACGGCGAGGCCTGCCGGCACACCGGCGTCGGCGGTCGCGGAGCAACGGCGAGGCGAGCGAGAGAGAGGTTCGGGTCCTCGGCGGTGGCCGTGAAGGCGGCCGTGCCACGCCGCTCCTCCGGCACCCCGCCCGGTGACGGACGCGGCCCGATAACTCCCTGGACCGTCCGCCCCGTCTCGGCCATGATCCTCACGTGATCACCTACCTGGAGTCCGAGCGCCTGATCCTGCGCCCCTTCGCCGCCGCGGACGCGGACCTGCTGATCGAGCTGGACAGCGACCCGGCGGTGATGCGCTACCTGACCGGCGGCGCTCCGACCCCGCCGGAGGAGGTCCGCGACCTCGTCATCCCCAGCATCCTCGCCGGCTACGAGCGTTGGGATCACGACCTCGGCCTGTTCGCCGCGCACGAGAAGGACGGCGGCGCGTTCGTCGGCTGGTTCTGCCTGCGCCCGCTGCGCAGCGGCCCGCGTGAGGAGGCCGAGCTCGGCTACCGCCTGCGCCGGGCGGCCTGGGGACGGGGCTACGCCACGGAGGTCTCGCGGGCGCTGCTGGCGAAGGGGTTCGCCGAGCTCGGCATGCGCATGGTCTGGGCCGAGACGATGACCGTGAACCGCCCTTCGCGCAACGTCATGGAGAAGCTCGGGATGACGCTCGCGGGGAGCATCCCCACGCCGGA
Coding sequences within:
- a CDS encoding GNAT family N-acetyltransferase; translation: MITYLESERLILRPFAAADADLLIELDSDPAVMRYLTGGAPTPPEEVRDLVIPSILAGYERWDHDLGLFAAHEKDGGAFVGWFCLRPLRSGPREEAELGYRLRRAAWGRGYATEVSRALLAKGFAELGMRMVWAETMTVNRPSRNVMEKLGMTLAGSIPTPDDMMAVEGSEHGGVRYEITKEQWERRQAQAV